The following proteins come from a genomic window of Rutidosis leptorrhynchoides isolate AG116_Rl617_1_P2 chromosome 10, CSIRO_AGI_Rlap_v1, whole genome shotgun sequence:
- the LOC139872245 gene encoding carboxypeptidase SOL1: MAHLNNSLFILSLSLIFLQFFHTAVARGGQRDPGFVDIPYAASRRHLSEENHFQKLNALARGYMTNSDLEKAIKAFHGRCRHISRIYSIGRSVLGVPLWVMEISNNPGKEEAKPAFKFVGNVHGDEPVGRELMLLLANWLCDNYNKDPMATLIVDNVHLHILPSMNPDGFSLRRRGNANHVDLNRDFPDQFFSINNDIDERQPETKAIMSWIKDIRFTASASLHGGALVANYPWDGTKDKSKSYYACPDDEVFIYMAKLYSGSHYNMSLSKEFDAGITNGAYWYPIYGGMQDWNYIYGGCFELTLEISDNKWPPANELHMIWEYNKRSMLDLVASLVKSGVHGRIFSSDCGYPLPASIAIKGINYTIKSSETLADYHRLLAPGHQYEVVATMPGYKTRTTTIVVKEELMTLDFILEPEITIADRFLPNRCVSRRSLNIFAVISKSHMQVSLTLILVLAFLFFLMKRKAIVNHFKVRKLIRQRRVSAV; this comes from the exons ATGGCGCACCTGAATAATTCGTTGTTCATACTATCTCTCTCTCTAATTTTTCTTCAATTTTTTCACACAGCCGTTGCCAGAGGTGGTCAACGGGATCCAG GTTTTGTGGATATACCATATGCTGCTTCCAGAAGACATTTGTCGGAAGAAAACCACTTTCAGAAACt TAACGCTTTAGCTCGTGGGTATATGACTAATTCTGATCTTGAGAAGGCTATCAAAGCATTTCATGGTAGATGTCGTCACATATCCAGGATTTATAG TATTGGGAGAAGTGTCTTAGGTGTTCCACTG TGGGTGATGGAGATTTCAAATAATCCTGGTAAGGAAGAAGCAAAACCTGCTTTCAAG TTTGTCGGGAATGTGCATGGAGATGAACCCGTAGGGCGTGAACTTATGTTACTTCTAGCAAATTGGCTATGTGATAATTATAACAAGGATCCTATG GCGACACTGATTGTAGACAATGTACACCTTCACATCCTTCCATCAATGAATCCGGATGGATTTTCTCTCAGACGACGTGGAAATGCAAACCATGTTGATCTCAATCGTGATTTTCCAGATCAG TTCTTTTCGATAAATAATGATATCGATGAAAGACAACCCGAGACAAAAGCGATCATGAGTTGGATTAAAGATATACGCTTCACGGCCTCTGCTAGTCTTCATGGG GGGGCACTCGTTGCAAATTATCCATGGGATGGGACTAAAGATAAAAG CAAAAGTTATTATGCATGTCCAGATGATGAAGTTTTTATATATATGGCAAAGTTGTATAGTGGCTCTCACTATAACATGTCTCTTAGCAAGGAATTTGATGCAGGAATCACAAATGGAGCTTATTG GTATCCAATATACGGTGGTATGCAAGACTGGAACTATATATACGGTGGATGTTTTGAACTGACATTGGAGATCAGTGACAACAAATGGCCTCCTGCTAATGAG CTTCATATGATATGGGAATACAACAAAAGGAGTATGCTTGATCTTGTTGCTAGCCTTGTGAAG TCAGGGGTGCATGGAAGGATCTTTTCATCAGATTGTGGATATCCTTTACCTGCTTCTATCGCAATAAAGGGTATAAATTACACG ATTAAATCGAGCGAAACGTTAGCTGATTATCATAGGTTACTGGCACCTGGGCACCAGTACGAAG TTGTGGCAACAATGCCTGGTTACAAAACACGAACCACAACTATCGTAGTGAAGGAAGAACTAATGACGTTAGATTTCATACTCGAACCAGAAATAACCATAGCTGACCGGTTTTTACCCAATCGCTGCGTCAGCAGGAGAAGTTTGAATATATTTGCGGTTATATCGAAGTCTCATATGCAAGTATCTTTAACATTAATTCTAGTTTTGGCTTTTCTCTTTTTCCTGATGAAGAGAAAAGCCATTGTTAACCATTTTAAAGTGCGAAAGTTAATACGACAAAGACGAGTTTCTGCAGTCTAA